In the Scyliorhinus torazame isolate Kashiwa2021f chromosome 4, sScyTor2.1, whole genome shotgun sequence genome, one interval contains:
- the LOC140411319 gene encoding probable G-protein coupled receptor 139 — MDIRLFLLLISIQEYFYYTLAIIGVTANFVTNVILCRGKCGLSKNITLYLLAMAVSDLLVIAFWVVFDHIAYYYVKSLIFFPTSVCAVNNFLKSAFMDCSVWSTVVFTVDRFVAICHQGLKAKYCILKTALAVLGTIWTVSILRSIPDYFKYEPIVTMEGRGWGCRVKMDFVRRVKWMTFDWMNQVLTPLIPYVVILLCNCLTVKHILTASLARTRLRNQSKADTGDPEVINRRKSIILLFSISASFILLWMPNVIYFILDRIAKLPYSPADFTNPLAIFLQTSNMLMLLSSCVNTFIYALTQTKFRKQLWNGLTFPVSVIIRLVKIVKR, encoded by the coding sequence CTAATTTTGTGACAAATGTGATCCTGTGCCGGGGAAAATGTGGCCTCTCCAAAAACATCACACTGTATCTGTTGGCAATGGCTGTCTCCGATCTTCTTGTCATCGCGTTTTGGGTGGTATTTGATCATATCGCCTATTACTACGTTAAGTCTTTAATATTTTTCCCCACAAGCGTATGCGCAGTGAATAACTTCCTGAAATCCGCCTTCATGGATTGTTCTGTCTGGTCCACGGTGGTCTTCACCGTTGATCGTTTCGTGGCTATATGTCACCAGGGCTTGAAAGCCAAGTATTGTATATTGAAAACGGCACTGGCCGTTCTCGGTACAATCTGGACGGTGAGCATTTTGAGGAGCATCCCTGACTACTTTAAGTATGAGCCGATCGTTACAATGGAAGGTCGTGGGTGGGGCTGCAGAGTCAAAATGGATTTTGTGCGCCGAGTGAAATGGATGACGTTCGACTGGATGAATCAGGTGCTGACACCACTCATTCCATACGTCGTAATCCTCCTCTGCAACTGTCTCACTGTCAAACACATTTTGACGGCCAGTTTGGCACGAACCAGACTCCGGAATCAAAGCAAAGCTGACACTGGCGATCCCGAGGTCATAAACCGCAGGAAATCCATAATTCTACTCTTCAGCATTTCGGCTAGCTTCATCCTACTGTGGATGCCCAATGTGATCTATTTCATCTTGGACCGCATTGCAAAGCTTCCTTACAGCCCAGCTGACTTTACAAACCCGTTGGCTATATTTTTGCAGACCAGCAACATGTTAATGCTCCTAAGTTCCTGTGTTAACACCTTTATTTATGCTTTGACACAAACAAAATTCAGGAAGCAATTGTGGAATGGGCTAACGTTTCCCGTTTCGGTAATTATTCGTTTAGTAAAGATTGTAAAACGATAA